A single genomic interval of Magnetococcales bacterium harbors:
- a CDS encoding antitoxin MazE family protein, whose amino-acid sequence MAAYRQRMRAAGLRPVQIWVPDSRATDFAAKCHRQAQAVAASDPAGDEIMRFVSSVYEWPEP is encoded by the coding sequence ATGGCGGCCTATCGCCAGAGAATGCGTGCGGCGGGATTGCGTCCTGTGCAAATATGGGTGCCAGATAGCCGTGCGACGGATTTTGCCGCGAAGTGTCATCGTCAGGCGCAGGCCGTGGCTGCCAGCGATCCTGCGGGCGACGAGATCATGCGATTTGTGTCGAGTGTCTATGAATGGCCGGAGCCATAA